In the genome of Anabaena cylindrica PCC 7122, the window GTTTGGATTCCTTTTCATTTTTTACCTGGAAATGGCGGAAAACCAGCAGGTGAAGATCCTGAAGGGAAGTTTATTGAAAAGTTGATTTGTCGTCCTAATAGTGATGTCGCGCAGCAAATGGTGAGGGAATGTATCCAACGTCGTGAAAGTGCTTATGGTTTACATCGTCTAGGTATTACTATGCACGTTTATGTTGATACCTGGGCGCATCAAGGTTTTGCTGGTGTTAATCATCGAGTCAATGAGGCGAAAAAATTACTTGATGAAAATGACCAACCAGATCGTAATTTGATGGATAGGTTGAAGAATTATTTTGTCAGTGAGGCTTTACCTTTAGGGCATGGTGCGGTTTTGAGTCATCCTGATAAGCCGTTTTTACGTTGGGGTTATATCAACGGTAGGGGTGAAAAAATTAGGCGTAACAATCCTGAAGATTTTCTGGAAGCGGCTGATCATATGTGTAAGGCTATGCAGCGTTATTTAAAAGGTGATCCAGATGCTATTGTCCCAGGATTACCAGAAGCTGATAAAAGTTTAATTGCTTTCATGTTTGAGAATATTCAGGATATCAAAGGTCATGTTCGCCATCAAAAATGGCTAGATGCGATCGCACAAGGTAAATTTAGTTTTGGCCCAGCAATTATCAACTATATTGCCAAGGGTCAAAGTTCCTGGAAATACCTCGCTTTGGGAACTGAAAGCCCTGTTGACAAAGATAATGAGATTTTTCCCTATCATCCCAGTTTCCTAGTCAGCAATTGGAAATTATTTCACGATGCTTTACAAGCACATCAATTTTACGTTATTCACGATTTGCTACCCCAATATGGAATTTGTGTTGCTTGATCAGAAGGTAAGAGGATATATGTTAAAAACGATTGGAAGTTTTACTTTTAAACGCAGAGGTTCGCTGAGGTAAACGCAAAGTAACGCAGAGTTTTTATTGAAGTTTTTCCTTTGAATTTTGTTATCCTCATAAGGTCGAGATATTAACGGTTTTTTAAAAATCCAAACATCAAATAAGAATCCTCATCTTTAATCCTGCTAATCCTGTAAATCCTGATTCTGACGTTTCACCTTACCTGTAATAACCCTTTAAAGAAATAAATCATATTCATAAATATCATTTCTAGCCACAACATGACATGATCTAACCATGCTAAAATTTGCTCTAATGGATGGATTTCATATCCTAAAAATGTGGCTGTGGTTTCTATCCAATCTGGTTGTATTTGACGTTGATTTTTTTTCTCA includes:
- a CDS encoding DUF6765 family protein, with translation MQIDFHHGVTYVVARLAGFEHEDAGIVAYCAQYVDDAINSGLIRFDNGAMFTRISSAHKMLDYRNFKALAIHHVWIPFHFLPGNGGKPAGEDPEGKFIEKLICRPNSDVAQQMVRECIQRRESAYGLHRLGITMHVYVDTWAHQGFAGVNHRVNEAKKLLDENDQPDRNLMDRLKNYFVSEALPLGHGAVLSHPDKPFLRWGYINGRGEKIRRNNPEDFLEAADHMCKAMQRYLKGDPDAIVPGLPEADKSLIAFMFENIQDIKGHVRHQKWLDAIAQGKFSFGPAIINYIAKGQSSWKYLALGTESPVDKDNEIFPYHPSFLVSNWKLFHDALQAHQFYVIHDLLPQYGICVA